TTGTAGTGGAAGGAGAAGATACAACACTATGGGACAACGAAACTTACATACCCGATAATTGGACGACCATATCAATGAGTCGTATGAAGGTAAACGATGGTTTAGATGCCCACTGGTGTTACGATAGTAAGCAGGTGAAAGTTGGACAGATGTTTCATGACAAAGGTCACTTACAAGATGCGGTGAAGAGGTGGGCATTTGTCCagaagcgtgagttcagggTGAAGGTTTCAAATCGGACGACGTATGACGTGAAGTGCATACAGGGTGGATGTCCTTGGAGAGTGCATGGTTACAAGCCACAACATGACACTTTATGGGTAGCTTCGAGGGTTGAGCAACATACGTGTTTGTTGGAGAATACCCGTCTGGTGCACAGAAACCTGACAGCGGCATTTGTGGCACAAATGGTATATTCAAAGGTGGTTAGAAAAACATCTTTGTCCCCTTTCACCATAATGCATGACGTTGAGAAAGAGTACGGATATGAGATATCGTACgacaaggcttggagggcaaAACAGAAAGCATTGGAGATGAGGTTTGGAACTTATGAGGATTCTTATCACAATCTTCCCCCACTATTGGAGGTGATGCAGGCAAGAAACCCGGGCACACACATGGCTATTCTCGATGAGGTGAATGAATATGGGGAGAATGTTCTTCGTCGGGCTTTCTGGTCATTTGGGTGCATGATAGAGGCCTTTAAAAATTGCATTCCTTTGCTCTGTGTTGATGGCACTTTCATGACAGGCAAGTACAGAGGAACAATTCTAACCGCGATCGGAGTCGACGCGGATAGCCATGTCGTTCCTGTTGCTTTTGCATTTTTTGAAAGCGAGAACACATCAAGCTGGCTATGGTTTTTGCGGCACATTAAAATGTGTGTTGTTGAAAACAGACCAAATGTGTGTGTTCTGCATGACCGACACGCCGGTTTGCTATCAGCGATACAGAAGCTTCAAGAAGATGTCACACAGTCCGTGCCATGGCCAGATTTACATAGCAGATGGTGCATGCGACATTTTGGGGCTAATTTTTATAGACAATTCAGGAGTAAGAGATTGATGGACCTGTTCAAGAAGTTATGCAAGCAGAATCAACAAAGAAAGTTTGATGCCATATGGGAGCAACTGGATCGTTTGACCACTACACACATGGAAGAGGTTAGGAAAAAACCCATAGTTCCTTTTCTTACATAAATGTGGAACTAGTTCAGTATTTATAAATGATGTGCAACTGGTTCATTATTTCTAACATATGTGCATCTTGTTAAATACTCTTAATAAATGTGCAActggttaaataattttaattgcctTGATTATTTGTGGAACAGGCGGAATTTGTTGAGCACGTTCACGTGGAGTCCGACACCCTGCTGCAAAGACTAGAGGCGAGACCTCCAGTCGTCAGGTCTGACGACGTAGCGAGTGTCCTTCGCAACTTCCGTGCACGTGCTGCCGCACTACTACGTCGTGTCTCCTGTCGGAGCGCGGCAGATGTGGTGCAGACGTCAGGCCGAcggccatcaccaccactaccCCGACGTTCCAGCGTGGATCGGAGTGGTCCATCCTCTTCACGTCGCGGGTACGAAGCGGCCCACACATCTCACGGTCGTCCTTCCTTTCAGCACACCCCAGCACCGGAGTACACCAGGGGGTCAGCCGGATCAGGGGTACCCACGTCGAGCACGGCACCACCACGTCCGCAGGTATTCCAaactccgccttatgttcacccCTCGCAGGGAGCATCTGGGTCGGCACACTTCCCTTACATGCCAACGGGGGACAACGTGTTGAACACACCAGCATGGGGACTTCATATCACTCCGCGTGCGCCAGAGCAGGGCCACACACAGCAcacatgtaagtcattttaaacaataacacgctttagtttctaattatatgtatcgtTACTAACTACGCCATATTTTTTGGTTTCTCCCTCTTGTACAAACAGACGATGAGTACGGTTCGGCGTCGACGCATCACGGAGTGCCTGCTTACTCCCCTTGCACAGCATTCATTGAGGACTTCTTTTCCACTGATcctccccagggggaagtagggATGGATTACTGGCACGCAGCACCTCAGGTCACACAGCCGACGCAGGAGACGGAGGCCGGTCAGGGGCCAGACGTGACACCACAGCAGGCAGCTAGAGATAGGCACCCCCCTGATAATTTGACATATCCCACTGAGCAGATTAGGCGTATGAAGAAGGGAGGACCTAGCAAGCGTGCGAAGGGCACTGATCGTCCTTGACTTATCTATTTGTATTAAACTTTTAGTCATTTATGTTCTGTCCGTACTATTTGAGAAACACTTTACGATTAACTTAGTACTATCAGTACTATTTCATAAACTTCTTCGGATAATTACTCAGTAGCATACCCTTCGAATGAATCATGACAAATTATCATTCAAATATACAAATAATGAaactaaataattcaaatattttaaccaacaaataaatactacaatttctgaccaaacattatcaaaaccctaaatcacatacatataacattacaaaaatattttcctttcttacacactaaaataaattacatattattaaaaaaaataacttattacaAATAAATGGAGAACGCGACCCTGTCGAACTGCGGCAGTTCGACAGACATCCTGTCGAACGGGGGCTGTTCGACAGCCCTGCCTGTCGAACGGGGGCTGTTCGACAGGTCCTGTCGAACGGCAGCCTTCCGATCTCGTCGCCAGTCGCGCTCTGGCCGTTCGATAGGCGCCCTATCGAACtgcacccgttcgacagggacctattttcgcgattttccccggttgaccactacttttgcgattttccataaaaataatattaattctcaaaaaaattccgctcctgcctcctctcctcctcccacttcctcgtccgctcagccaaacttttgactgcgtggcagtccgcgaggtcgtgaagggaggtgttgtggacggtgcaccacttgccggttgggcgctccctgctagGAGCGCTGGCCTCCTTCTTtctgtcgctcgcaggcctcccctttcgggtggcccgcgaagcgccctcgacggcgaggacatgaccctcgtcatcggaatgggctgacctcttcttcctcctcctgtcacgccgccctgtctgagcagcggatccgggggcggtcgaagctgccacaccggaaccggaggggttccaggtccatgcctcctccttacgagccactcggtccacgagctgaaaaagctccgcggtagtctggggctctttggaggcgatcttttcgagcatgcggttgtgccgcacaccccccctgaacgcgtaaatcaccgcgtgtgcagggatgcatggtatagtgttgcggacttgacagaaccgctgaatgtacgagcgaagtgactcatcatcccttcgctgtactgcgtgcaagtccgcttcctcacctgggcgcggatatgtgccttgaaagttcatagtgaactgttggcacaaatcctcccaagagtggacagacgcaggtggcaagttcattagccaaccccgcgcctgtcccttcagggccatgggaaagaaattcgccatgaccctgtcgtttcccccggcggcctcaatcccggtcgtgtagacctggagaaactcggcggggttgacgctcccgtcatacttttcggcgatggtgggccggaaccttgggggccaacggacgttccgaagactcgcctcaaaggctctacagccgacaccaccaaccgggggcacggagggctgatccccgcgtccgtgttgaggtgacactccggacgaggaggcgccctccgttgcgggggcagcacgtcggccattacgccggcgctcgatactggtgcgggcgtccggccccccacgcagatcttcccgggtcggaggcgctgacgaaggagtggcggccgaatggcgaacagcggccgccgctcgccgtgccctccgtcttgacgacgtggaaccggtggtagcagcaccagaggtcttggtggcggaggaccgcccaccagcatctaggcgctgccgcgccgtcataaccaatttggccacgtcgtccagccaacgttgggctggagactccgggtcagggacaacgggcgggtgacgtaggagcgcgcccgcagcttggagcgcgccctggggcgtgctaccatcgccgtagacgaggaggcgacgctccccatctcggcgCTCCTttccatcacccgtggatgtcgaagtcgcggatccttcgaccctctcgagcgcctcctcccgcctaggactttgacgtggagggggcggtggagtacgagctcgacggcgtgggtttggttccccgtcgtcaccgctaacactcgga
The window above is part of the Oryza sativa Japonica Group chromosome 7, ASM3414082v1 genome. Proteins encoded here:
- the LOC107281549 gene encoding uncharacterized protein — translated: MGLNDVLGWLYNMFGVDPVHDKFVINAVWPVRGQHGWQWRVVEVASTGSWRKFVSKVREKGYSLAIVVQKTKCVDRSGESSHAVVEETPLEGGQAENVWRTEQGRGEEVVEGNTQGEVIVRGTNREANDSDDEEPDSPMRVDAAEENEAVVDQMEVENEEYIALVVEGEDTTLWDNETYIPDNWTTISMSRMKVNDGLDAHWCYDSKQVKVGQMFHDKGHLQDAVKRWAFVQKREFRVKVSNRTTYDVKCIQGGCPWRVHGYKPQHDTLWVASRVEQHTCLLENTRLVHRNLTAAFVAQMVYSKVVRKTSLSPFTIMHDVEKEYGYEISYDKAWRAKQKALEMRFGTYEDSYHNLPPLLEVMQARNPGTHMAILDEVNEYGENVLRRAFWSFGCMIEAFKNCIPLLCVDGTFMTGKYRGTILTAIGVDADSHVVPVAFAFFESENTSSWLWFLRHIKMCVVENRPNVCVLHDRHAGLLSAIQKLQEDVTQSVPWPDLHSRWCMRHFGANFYRQFRSKRLMDLFKKLCKQNQQRKFDAIWEQLDRLTTTHMEEAEFVEHVHVESDTLLQRLEARPPVVRSDDVASVLRNFRARAAALLRRVSCRSAADVVQTSGRRPSPPLPRRSSVDRSGPSSSRRGYEAAHTSHGRPSFQHTPAPEYTRGSAGSGVPTSSTAPPRPQVFQTPPYVHPSQGASGSAHFPYMPTGDNVLNTPAWGLHITPRAPEQGHTQHTYDEYGSASTHHGVPAYSPCTAFIEDFFSTDPPQGEVGMDYWHAAPQVTQPTQETEAGQGPDVTPQQAARDRHPPDNLTYPTEQIRRMKKGGPSKRAKGTDRP